A stretch of the Clostridiales bacterium genome encodes the following:
- a CDS encoding ZIP family metal transporter — MTGETILGILIPFAGTSLGAAMVFILRRQISDGLNKILTGFAAGVMVAASFWSLLEPALESSAGMGKLSFLPAAIGFLIGVGFLLLLDEVTPHMHFNNQDEGPKSGLKRTTKLILAVTLHNIPEGMAVGVVYAGFLAGNTGISAAGALALALGIAIQNFPEGAIVSMPLRAEGMNKGKTFLFGMLSGVVEPIAAVITVAAAGAVVPVMPYFLAFAAGAMMYVVVEELIPEMSEGKHSNLGTIAFSLGFVVMMILDVALG, encoded by the coding sequence ATGACAGGGGAAACCATACTGGGTATCCTGATTCCGTTCGCGGGAACCAGTCTCGGCGCGGCGATGGTATTTATCCTGCGCCGGCAGATTTCGGACGGACTGAACAAGATCCTGACCGGATTTGCGGCCGGGGTGATGGTGGCCGCTTCCTTCTGGAGCCTGCTGGAGCCAGCGCTGGAAAGCAGTGCGGGAATGGGAAAGCTTTCATTCCTTCCGGCGGCAATCGGATTTCTCATCGGCGTCGGATTCCTGCTGCTGCTGGATGAGGTGACGCCGCACATGCATTTCAACAACCAGGACGAGGGACCGAAATCCGGACTGAAGCGGACGACCAAGCTGATCCTGGCGGTAACGCTGCACAACATTCCGGAAGGCATGGCTGTGGGCGTGGTATATGCAGGCTTCCTGGCCGGGAATACCGGGATCAGTGCCGCGGGCGCCCTGGCGCTGGCGCTGGGAATCGCCATCCAGAACTTTCCGGAAGGCGCGATTGTTTCCATGCCACTGCGGGCAGAGGGAATGAACAAAGGGAAAACCTTCCTGTTCGGCATGCTGAGCGGCGTGGTGGAACCGATTGCGGCGGTGATTACCGTGGCAGCCGCAGGGGCAGTGGTGCCGGTGATGCCCTATTTCCTGGCGTTTGCCGCCGGAGCGATGATGTACGTGGTGGTGGAGGAGCTGATTCCGGAAATGTCGGAAGGGAAGCACTCCAACCTGGGGACGATTGCGTTCTCCCTCGGATTTGTCGTGATGATGATCCTGGACGTGGCGCTGGGCTGA